The genomic region ATCTTGTATATCCTGCCGTAGATGACAGGTTCATGCCGAAAAGCCTTGATGTAATGGCACTTCTCGGTTCGCAGAGAGCTTACGAGTACCTTGAAGCACAGGGAGACACTTCAAAGCCCGGATATACAGAACAGTACGGAAACCTCGAGACGGAATTTAATACTTTTACTGATTCGGAATGGTCAAGGAACCTGTATTGGTCTCATCTCTATACCCTGCAGCCTCTTATGAAGGATTACGGTACAGGATACCCAACTTTTATGCAAACGGAAGCGTGGCAGGATAAACAACTCACAACAAGTATGGCTTCATGGACAGAACTTCGGCATGATACAATACTCTATGCTAAACAGAGCTACGAGGTAAGATCAAGCCCTCCTCCTGAACCTGAGACGGAAAGAGTTGTGGGTTATGTCGAACCTGTGCCGGAATTCTACAACAGGCTACTTGCCCTTACACGCATGACTAATAGCGGTCTGGAGGAAATGGGAGTTCTTGATACCTACTCCATTATTCGCCTGGAAAAACTGGAAGACGTACTTGAAAGACTGGTAGAAATTTCAGAAAAGGAATTGCAGAATGAAGAACTCTCTGAGAAAGACTATGATTTTATTGAATCGTTTGGGCAAGAGCTTGAAAATGTGATGGTTGGTGTTGAAAAAGAACACCAGAAAACCACAATAGTGGCAGACGTGCATACTGACTCAGATTCAGGCAATGTGCTGGAAGAAGGTGTAGGATATGTGGATATGGTAGTCGTGGCCTATAAATTACCTGATGGCAGGATTCTCATGGGTGCTGGTCCTGTAATGACATATTATGAGTTTGAACAGCCAATGTCTGAGAGACTTACTGATGAGACGTGGGAGGATATGCTTGAAAGCTCTCCCCCTTCAAAAGCTGAGTAGACGAGCTCTTTTTCTGCATAATTAGAAATGAAAGTATTAGTAAACACCAGATGAAAGAGAGATATTCAGGTACCGATGAAAACAGTGAATATAATGAAAAATAGGCAAGGGCAATAAGTTATTCTAATCATCTAAAGGAAGTTAAATTGAATCGACTGGGGAATAAACCTGACAGATATGTAAAGGTATAATTGCTATCAATATGAGGTTTTCTACCGAGTTAAAAAAGAATGAAGATATCCTACAAACCGGATATCTCTTTTTATTTTGAACTCCTTTAACCTGCGACATAACAGTCTCAAAGTATCTTGGAGAGAATCAGGACAATTAGCATTGCTACAACGCCGACTGCCCAGAATTTGAGAGTTTCATTCAATGGTATCCTTATATCCACAAGATCAGCTCCTAAAATCGCAACTGGTTTAGAACCTGTTATGGTGCTGGAAGATGAATCATATCCTGCTGCCTGTCTTTTTGGTGCTTCAGGGACAGGAGGGACTGAAGCATCCACAGGTGTGCTTGCTGGAGCACTTGCAGGTTCAGACCTTATTGTTTCAGGTTCGGTTCTTCCAATTACATTTTCTTCTGCGGTGTAAGATGAAACAGGTTCCTGCGATGCCGGTGTGGATGGAGATGAAAATGTATCTTCCCTTTCTTCCACAGGCTCGGGAGATGAGAATACAGATGGTTCATCTCTTTCGACAACTGAAGGGGAACCTGAGATCACATCATGTTCTTCTGGTTCTGATGTTGAAACTGAACCGCTTCCAAAAACGTTCTCTTCTGGTTCTTCGCGGGATTCATACCCGAAGTCCTGTGTGGTAAATGTTTCTGGTTCAGGTTCCGCATCGAGATCTTCGATGAGCTCTTCCTGTCCTTCAACATAATCTTCGTTTGCATATGAAGGGGAGCCGTTGTCAGGCTCATCACCTGAGATTACATTGCTAAATATTGATTCGTCACCAACAGGTGTCTGGTATGATGAAACACCCTCATCAGAAGGTTCTTCTGTTGTGACTGGCTCAGGTTCAGAAGGAATTTCTTCTTCCACTATTTGTTCTTCAATTACCGGTGCAGGAGTCTCAGGCTCTGAAACATTGTCCTCCACTAAAGGAGCTGAAGACGCACTGGCTGATGATCCGGCTGTAGCACCAATCAGACCCTGATAGTCCGGATCGACCTCTATAGCAAGATCAAAGCTTTTTTTGGCTTCCTCAAAACGTCCCATTTTTTCAAGAGCTTTTCCTTTCTTGAACCATGCTTCAGCACTGTAAGGATCGATATCCAGTGATTTAGTATAATATTCTACCTGTTTATCAACCGTTTTGGCTGAATCACCCATTTTTATCCAGTTCTCAGCAGCTTTCTGCTTTTTCTTTGATTTTACGTCATCTAACATTCCCATGTAAACACCTTTTTCAAACCGGAAAGTTTTCCGTAAGAATTGATATAATCAGTACCTTTAACCCAGTCACTAAATTGCTTATCTATTTAATAACTGTATTGCATTTTTAATGCATGTATGAAGTATATAAAAATATATGCATTTAATTAGTGACTCAATTGGTCCATAAAAAGTTCTTGTAGTATTGATGTAAGTATCATTCCTTTACTTTTTCATATTCAAAAGCCCACATAGGAAGGCCTTCTATTTCCACATGATCCAGATGTTCCATCTCATGTGCAGCATAAAATGCGGAAGGGCCGGAGAATGATACTGTTTTTTCAGTAGATTCTTTTATGAATATTTTCTGTTTTGCTGTGCTGATTGAAGCTACTATTATCCTTTCAGCCCTGAGTGTAACTGAATAAGGCCTTGTGACAAGGGAACGCTCTTCCTTCCCACCACATTTTTCCAGTCTGTGAACAATGCCTTCCTTTGATACCCATTCGGGATTCAGCAACAACCACACTTCTTCAATAGTATGGCCTGTTTTGCTTTCCTTATAGTAGTCAGTAAAGACCTTCATCACAGAGATGCTTTTCAGGTCATTTGTGGAATAGCTCCATGCACCGCCAACTTTCAAAGAAAGGATCATTGGATAAAATGCATCCCTGGGAAGGTCGAATTTTCCAAATATTGCTTCTTCCCTTGTACTGAATTTGAGGATGGCTTTCATGTCGTTGACCTTCATGTTTCAAAATATGATTTACTTTGAAGATAGATAAAATAGCTGCATTAAACTTTAATATATACATTCAAATATCTAATAATACTGAATAATCAAACCTGTAAGATGTAAACAATCATTGAAAGCTTATTGTAATTTACATTTGAAGGAGGATGGGGGTTGGAATAGTGTATACTAAATCATCACAATATAACTTGAATGATGTTTTGTTTATGCCTGACAGGAGTGGTGAAGAAAAGTTCTTCAAGAAAATTAAAAATTCGATGTTAAGCAGCTGCATGTCTGCAGAAGATATTATTACTCGCTATGGATTGGAATCAAATTGCTTCAGGATCTATATTCCATATTATTATTTCAGACTTAGTTACAGAGTCAAGGTGGAATATATAGCATACTACATAAAAACACGTTTTGTGTCAGAGTCTGTTAAAAAAAGAGATGAAAAAGGAAAAACAATAATAGTTAATGAAGTAAAACCCAGACATGAAAAGGATTTTTTTCAAAAAATCGGGACTTATCCGGGGAAAATTCAGCATAGTACTATTGCAACTGATCTGACATCTTCTATTGATAAGGACATCAATACCAGAGAAATAATATCATTTATTGTAAAGAATGAAGTTCCTTTTTCCGATATAAAATATTCCGGACAAAAATATGGAAACTTCAAGATGATTCCTTTTGGGTTTGAACCACATGAATTCAAAAATCAGTTTGATAATTATGTGGGAGAGAGATTGCTTGATGGAATTAAATTGCAAGGCGATGGACAAAGAGATGTGAATGTACAGGACTTTGTCTCTGAAAATTTAGAATGTCTTGGACTATATAATCCGTTCATGATATACACTTACAGATATAAAGATAAGCAATACGTTATTATTATGAACTGCTTCAATGGAAAAACATACAACAACGGAAAACCCAGAAACCTGAAAATGGATGGAAAACTGGCTTTAAACTTTGCAGGTATCTATGTAGCTGGAACAGGACTAATATTGTGTCTTATCGTTTTATATTCATTTGTAGTAGGGATGAATAACTCTGTAGACTGGATAAATGTGCTGGAAAATAAATTAACAATTCATATTGGTGATGCACTGTTTCTCCCAATGTTGATAGGCAGTCTTTATGTGGGCTATGTAAAAAGCAGTATGAAAAGAGATAAGTCAAAAATTGTAAACAAATACTGCAAAGAAAAAGGATTATTCTGAACAAAAAACTAAGTTTATATCCTACGAACTGTATAGAACTCATTCCTAACTACCGGAGCAGGCTTTATGAAAATTAGAATGGTTAAATGCAATGATATAGGAATCGATGGCTGTAACTATATGGCAATAGGAAATAGTCTTGATGAGGTTGAGCAGAATATGTTTGAGCATATTGATACTGAGCACAAGGATATACTCGATAATATGAGCGAGCATGAGGTCCACCATCTTAAACACCGGGTTTCCACTTTTCTTGGAAGAAGCTGCGGTTGTGGCAAACACAAATAAAACTGTAGAATTTATTGTCTAATCAAATTGTCCTGGCATAGCAGAACTTTTGAACAGGTGCTGTACTGCCTTTCTTTTTTAATGAATACTTAAGATTATAGTATTTTTAATGTTCCATTGATTTGATATATGTTAAAATCCCATTTATTTATGGCAATACAATGATAATTCGGGGGTTGCATCTGAACATTGTATTCAGTATATTTACGAAAACTAAATAGTGGGAGTTATAATATGGATAAAATGAAAAAAGTCGGTCTTTTAGGAGCAGCAGCACTTATCGGTGCAGGACTTGCAGCACTTTCAGAAGAGAGAATCAGAGAGTTCGTTAAGGAAAAAGTTGATACCGGAAAATTAAGCAAGGAAGAAGGGAAGATCCTTGTTGATGACCTTATCAGCGAAACAAAAAGACAAAAACTCAGCCTGGAGAAAAATATTGTTGAAAAACTCCACGATTCAGTTAAACTTGCTGACAAGGAACTGGACGAACTTACCGATAAGATAGATGAGCTGAAAATCCAGGAGCTTGAGACTGAACTTGAAAGAATGAAGAGTTTGAGGAAGGGGCAACAGTAAGTTGCTTCTTTGTATTTTCAAAGCGATTACATTGTTCAATTTATACATGAAGAATTCTGGTGTGCTTTAACTAGGATAATCTGAAATATGGACGAAAATGGAACACATGACAGACTTGCTGTACTGATTGATGCTGATAATGCTCAGCCTTCAATCATAGAAGGGTTGATGGATGAGATTGCGATATATGGTATTGCCAGTGTGAAGAGAATATATGGAGACTGGACATCTCCTAATCTGGTTTCATGGAAAGAGTCATTGCTTGAGCATTCTATCCAGCCGATACAGCAATTTGCATATACCACAGGAAAAAATGCAACTGACAGTTCACTAATTATTGATGCCATGGATCTGCTTTACACAGAGAAACTGGACGGATTCTGCATTGTTTCAAGTGATAGTGACTTTACCCGCCTGTCCCAGAGAATTAGAGAATCTGGACTAAAAGTATACGGTTTCGGTGAAAAGAAAACACCTGTAGCTTTTATTTCAGCCTGTGACAAGTTCATCTTTACTGAAAACCTGAGAAAAGAAGAAGCATCTAAATCTGAAGTTTCAGAATCCCCAAAATCAGAAAAAAATGATATTGAAAAACTTAGAGGAAATGCAAAACTTATGAATCACCTCAGAAATGCGGTCGAAGATTCTGCTGATGAAGAAGGATGGGCGTTCCTCGCAGAAGTCGGTGGAAATCTTATCAAACGCAATCCTGCCTTTGACCCGAGAAACTATGGTTACAAAAAACTTGGAGAACTCGTGGAAGCAACAAACCTATTCGACATCGACAGAAGGACGCATGGAGGTTCAGGAAAAAGTGTGTTGATATATGTGAGGGATAAGAGGAACAGAGGGAAGAAGTGAAACTCAAAAAGTTGTTCTGTTGCTAGAACTAATAGATTGATTTAAAAAAATATTTATTTGAGTTTTTACAACTTATATTAGAACATCATGGGGTCAATAATATCTGAAATTCTCTCGGGGTACAAAAAAGCACTTGATATATCTCAAAATGAATATGAAAAGCTCTACACTGAAAGAGCAAAAAATGCAAAAGAATTTTATGACACTTTTTTTTCAGAATTAATTAAAGATTGTTCTCACTTTGCAGACAGTTCTAAACAGAGGCAAATTAAACGTTTAGTTGAACACATTTTTAAGAGTGATGAAGTTAAATTCGCTGCAATAGATGGTACCTGTTATAAAGACCGTTTAGGAGACTATATGGTCTTTTTTGGAGGTTCTTATGGAATACGAGGAAGTATTCATTTTGAAGGCGAACCTCCTAAAGTAAAGTATGAAAAATGGTCATCTGAACAAGATGTAAGCATGGTTGCCTATGTTCCTGTACCATTTGCAGAATTAAATGATGTATCAGAAGAACAATTTGTGTTAAAACCAGATGAGGAAAAAGTGAATCTTTTGTCTATCCATACACAAATAATGCAACTCGCCGAAATATACCTCATATATGATTTAATGAAAGCTTCTAGCTTACGCCCTAAATTTATTCTTTGGGATCAAACAATGAGTGGGATATTAGCTAGTAACGACATTGGAACCGATAACATCGAAATGATTGGATTGGTGCATAATGGTAGGAAGTTAAACATAGGGGATGTGTTAATAGCTTATTCACATCCTTACAACAGAGAATTAGGCGTTCCATCCACCAAAAAATTTAGACTTTATAATTATGTACTCAGCAGACTTTTCCAAGAATCTCCGCTTCAAATATCAAAATTGGTTAGTGAGATTGATATTGATGAAAAAGAGTTTTTGCGTCGCATCAACAAATTATATCTCAAGAGTTTTCCCGATGATGAACCTATTATCAAAAAAGAAGGAGATTACCTTCATTTAAATGACTTATATCGTGATTCATGGCCATATACACTAAGTCTATTTGATAAATTTTGTGAAAAACTGTTCAAAAATAAAGATCAAAGAGTCCTTATGTATGAAACTAAAGAGCATGATGACATCAGAAAACGCTGGATGTCCCCTAATGATTTGCGTTTTCTTATATCTGTAGGAATGAGAGCAATCATAGAGGAAGCTTGGAAACATGATATTCTATTAATAGGAATCACAAAGGATTCATCTGCAAGATATCTTTCTAGAAACTATTTAGGGTGTATGCGGTATCTAAAACAATATGAGTTCGAAGACGTATTATTACCTTGGACTGACCGATCTTTTCTTGAAATTATACCTCTTGGAGATGATAATCTAAATGCTCCTTGGACAACAATAGAATATGATTCTGCGTTTATGACCTTGCATTTAGAAGATATAAATGGACCAATTAGAGGTGTTCAAGGAAAGGTTGTAAACACCGAAAGAATCATTGTCAAATCACTGGCACAATTTTATTTGAAGAGAGATCGTCATCACCCTTTAATGGGGCATGTAATTTTCATTGATAGATTGCTCATGCCTAGTTTTGAAAGAGAAAGATTTGAAACCGTTCAAATAAACGAGCATTACTTGGGAAAAGTAAAACCAGTCACTTTTTGCAACAATGAAAACGAAAATCACGTTCAAGATGTTACTATTTATCTTTTGAACATCTTAACTAGAAATCTGTATCCAGAAGTAATTGGTTACCCTGACCCATTACATAAGGCAGA from Methanolobus tindarius DSM 2278 harbors:
- a CDS encoding tetratricopeptide repeat protein is translated as MGMLDDVKSKKKQKAAENWIKMGDSAKTVDKQVEYYTKSLDIDPYSAEAWFKKGKALEKMGRFEEAKKSFDLAIEVDPDYQGLIGATAGSSASASSAPLVEDNVSEPETPAPVIEEQIVEEEIPSEPEPVTTEEPSDEGVSSYQTPVGDESIFSNVISGDEPDNGSPSYANEDYVEGQEELIEDLDAEPEPETFTTQDFGYESREEPEENVFGSGSVSTSEPEEHDVISGSPSVVERDEPSVFSSPEPVEEREDTFSSPSTPASQEPVSSYTAEENVIGRTEPETIRSEPASAPASTPVDASVPPVPEAPKRQAAGYDSSSSTITGSKPVAILGADLVDIRIPLNETLKFWAVGVVAMLIVLILSKIL
- a CDS encoding putative ATP-dependent zinc protease, whose amino-acid sequence is MKVNDMKAILKFSTREEAIFGKFDLPRDAFYPMILSLKVGGAWSYSTNDLKSISVMKVFTDYYKESKTGHTIEEVWLLLNPEWVSKEGIVHRLEKCGGKEERSLVTRPYSVTLRAERIIVASISTAKQKIFIKESTEKTVSFSGPSAFYAAHEMEHLDHVEIEGLPMWAFEYEKVKE
- a CDS encoding DUF1059 domain-containing protein → MKIRMVKCNDIGIDGCNYMAIGNSLDEVEQNMFEHIDTEHKDILDNMSEHEVHHLKHRVSTFLGRSCGCGKHK
- a CDS encoding NYN domain-containing protein yields the protein MDENGTHDRLAVLIDADNAQPSIIEGLMDEIAIYGIASVKRIYGDWTSPNLVSWKESLLEHSIQPIQQFAYTTGKNATDSSLIIDAMDLLYTEKLDGFCIVSSDSDFTRLSQRIRESGLKVYGFGEKKTPVAFISACDKFIFTENLRKEEASKSEVSESPKSEKNDIEKLRGNAKLMNHLRNAVEDSADEEGWAFLAEVGGNLIKRNPAFDPRNYGYKKLGELVEATNLFDIDRRTHGGSGKSVLIYVRDKRNRGKK